A section of the Festucalex cinctus isolate MCC-2025b chromosome 7, RoL_Fcin_1.0, whole genome shotgun sequence genome encodes:
- the gra gene encoding uncharacterized protein C8orf88 homolog, with protein sequence MEVSRRPNLRRNLEPARPLRRLLPLDTGGSTEHTENAALCGQSLFDIMAEKSNITVEQFLKIVNLQDQKKVRLCYSRDFLIGLASCPAARKRPEFLPEHPIVLAHARDPSYLRVNETSGNKGRSGHGELQPISSDFWRKADYRVDWSPVTAHHGDDHSHRH encoded by the exons ATGGAGGTATCGAGGCGACCAAATCTCCGCAGGAACCTGGAGCCTGCAAGACCCCTTCGCCGCCTCCTTCCTCTTGACACCGGTGGATCAACAG AACACACAGAAAATGCTGCTCTGTGTGGACAGTCATTGTTTGACATTATGGCTGAAAAG TCAAATATTACAGTTGAGCAGTTCCTCAAGATTGTCAACCTCCAAGACCAGAAAAAAG TGAGATTGTGTTATTCTCGAGATTTTTTAATCGGTCTCGCGAGTTGCCCTGCAGCCAGGAAGAGGCCTGAGTTTTTACCAGAGCACCCCATAGTCTTAGCGCATGCA AGAGATCCAAGTTATTTGAGGGTAAATGAAACCAGTGGGAACAAAGGAAGAAgt GGTCACGGTGAGCTGCAGCCCATCTCGTCTGACTTCTGGCGAAAGGCCGACTACAGGgtggattggtcgccagtcacAGCACATCATGGTGACGACCATTCACACCGTCACTGA
- the rbm12bb gene encoding RNA binding motif protein 12Bb — translation MAVVIRLQGLRITAGPQDIRKFFTGLKIPDGGVHIIGGEQDEAFIIFASDEDARRAMTRSGGQIRGGTVTLMLSSKAEMQNVFERSAINAETVQKKNAESDARRARRSAEADTNKRSSASRADITSPPRQKRTSNANEETMCVFLKGLPFRVSEREITEFFSGLHIVDIILLKNGAGKHNGMGLVRFSSPAEVSEALKKDRGYIGPRYVEICPTSEDDWRRSSRRQQHMSASPRSNHTERRGSPPYGQRNFQHQMRSQSPVGQRVSSSSEEYCIMVENLSFAVETDDMKRLFQHARLDDDQILFMNFDDRKSRSAFVLFKTLREYREALDQETKPFFNRMIQIRPISREKMRVIMDSHKVDVDSYANSRGNERPPSYPRDNSDPEKCLLVQNLPFDVHKVEVMDFFCGMGVPEDDVHLLRDNTGAGTGKALVLFHSESAFMNALSLDGQRFLGEKIALKYITRDQMRELIAGPQQRFTEFQGASDSEYSDFRGSHAGNMPMNAGPQSQGGYESYGDPLDKGNGAHSSGGPSSQQLTEPSCVKLINLPFQIKIEEIYDFCHGYRLIPGSITLQYDRSRAFKGTATVVFETREEAVIAVEELNGRPIGARKIQLLLV, via the coding sequence ATGGCAGTCGTCATCCGTTTACAGGGATTGAGGATCACTGCGGGTCCTCAGGATATTCGCAAATTCTTCACAGGACTCAAAATTCCAGACGGTGGTGTGCACATAATTGGAGGCGAGCAGGATGAAGCTTTCATAATTTTTGCCTCCGACGAAGATGCGAGAAGAGCCATGACGCGCTCAGGGGGGCAAATCAGGGGGGGGACGGTGACTTTGATGCTCAGTAGCAAAGCAGAGATGCAGAATGTGTTTGAGCGAAGTGCTATCAATGCGGAGACGGtgcaaaagaaaaatgctgaaAGTGACGCAAGGCGCGCCCGAAGGTCTGCGGAGGCGGACACGAACAAGAGGTCGTCGGCAAGTAGAGCCGATATCACTTCTCCCCCCCGCCAAAAGAGAACATCAAACGCAAATGAAGAAACCATGTGTGTGTTCCTCAAAGGACTGCCATTCCGTGTGTCCGAAAGAGAGATTACGGAGTTTTTCAGTGGTTTACATATCGTTGACATTATCCTCTTGAAAAATGGAGCCGGAAAACATAACGGAATGGGTCTGGTGAGATTTTCAAGCCCTGCAGAAGTATCGGAAGCCTTAAAGAAGGATCGGGGGTACATCGGTCCCCGGTATGTGGAGATTTGTCCGACGTCAGAAGACGACTGGCGTCGGTCAAGCAGAAGACAGCAACACATGAGCGCATCCCCACGAAGCAACCACACTGAAAGACGTGGATCGCCTCCATATGGTCAGAGGAATTTCCAACACCAAATGAGGTCACAGTCACCTGTGGGCCAGAGGGTGTCATCGTCCAGTGAGGAGTACTGCATCATGGTGGAAAATCTCTCTTTTGCAGTGGAAACCGATGACATGAAAAGACTTTTTCAGCACGCAAGACTCGATGATGACCAGATCTTGTTCATGAATTTTGACGATCGGAAAAGTAGGTCTGCGTTTGTACTCTTCAAGACTCTGCGAGAGTATCGCGAGGCATTAGACCAGGAGACGAAACCCTTTTTCAATCGAATGATTCAAATCCGGCCAATCTCGAGAGAAAAAATGAGAGTCATCATGGATTCTCACAAAGTGGATGTCGACTCTTATGCAAACTCCAGGGGGAATGAGAGGCCTCCATCCTACCCCAGGGATAATTCTGACCCCGAGAAGTGCTTGCTTGTGCAAAATCTTCCCTTCGATGTGCATAAAGTGGAGGTCATGGACTTCTTTTGTGGGATGGGTGTCCCTGAAGATGACGTGCACTTGCTCCGTGACAATACAGGTGCAGGGACCGGCAAGGCTTTGGTTCTCTTCCATTCCGAGTCAGCTTTCATGAATGCCCTCTCTCTCGACGGACAAAGGTTTCTGGGAGAAAAGATTGCTCTCAAATACATTACACGGGATCAGATGCGGGAGTTGATCGCCGGGCCACAGCAACGATTCACGGAGTTCCAAGGTGCCAGTGACAGCGAGTACTCTGACTTCCGGGGTTCTCATGCTGGTAATATGCCAATGAATGCGGGGCCTCAAAGCCAAGGAGGCTACGAGTCTTACGGTGACCCACTTGACAAAGGCAACGGTGCGCATAGCAGTGGTGGTCCATCAAGCCAGCAGCTTACCGAGCCCTCCTGCGTAAAGCTAATTAATTTACCATTCCaaataaaaatagaagaaaTCTATGATTTTTGCCATGGATATCGTCTTATCCCAGGATCCATCACCTTGCAGTATGATAGGAGCAGGGCATTTAAAGGTACCGCAACTGTGGTATTTGAGACTCGAGAGGAGGCGGTAATAGCAGTTGAGGAACTGAATGGGAGGCCAATCGGCGCTCGAAAGATTCAACTACTGTTGGTTTGA